The Moorella glycerini genomic interval TAGAAACGACAATTTTTACCCAGGATAGGGGAAATAAATATCTGATATAAACGAATAAATAAGATAACACTTCTTTTAATCACCCGGGCCACCGCTTTCCTTTTTAACCAAAATTTTCCCCCAGCGCCCTAAATTTAATACTTCTTGCTCCAGTTCATTAAAATTACTTTGCCCCGCACTCTCCCTGGCTACCAGCACCACATCCCAACCCGGCTGGAAAGAAGTTATATGTTTACGACAGATTTCCCGCAGGCGGCGCTTTAATAAATTGCGCTTTACAGCTTTGCCTACTTTTTTGGAAATGGAAAAACCAAAACGGGTAAGGCCATAGTTATTGGGCCTATAATATAGTTTTAACATTTTGCCGCTTACTTTGCGGCCCTGGCGGTAAACCCGGCGGAAATCCTTGGCTTTGACAATACGCCGCCCTGCAGTTAACAACATCCTGCCTCCATGGAAAAAGGGATAGGGCCTGCCTTAAGCAGACAGGCGTTTACGACCTTTCCGGCGCCGCCGCTTGATGACTTCCTGGCCGGCTCGCGTGCGCATCCGCTTTAAAAAACCATGAACCCTCTGATGGCGTCTCTTTTTGGGTTGATAAGTCCTTTTCAAACTTACTTTTCCCTCCTACCAGAGTTATCTTTTATCTTTTTCCAGCCGTATCATTCAAATTATAGCTGAGTCTTTTTCCATCTGTCAAGGAAAAGGAATTTTTGTTGCCTGTTGATAGTTATCCCCAAAGCTGGTAAGATAAAAATGCGTGATTTCCCTTTATACCTCTCATTTATCCCCGATATTCATTTTATAGACAGCTGACTTTATTAACATCATCCCCAGGGAGGTTTCCTTTTTGTCACCAAATCAACTCGATCTAGCCTGGCAACAGGTATTATCTATTTTAGAAAAACAAATTAGTTTCTCCGCCCTGGAA includes:
- the rnpA gene encoding ribonuclease P protein component, which codes for MLTAGRRIVKAKDFRRVYRQGRKVSGKMLKLYYRPNNYGLTRFGFSISKKVGKAVKRNLLKRRLREICRKHITSFQPGWDVVLVARESAGQSNFNELEQEVLNLGRWGKILVKKESGGPGD
- the rpmH gene encoding 50S ribosomal protein L34, whose protein sequence is MKRTYQPKKRRHQRVHGFLKRMRTRAGQEVIKRRRRKGRKRLSA